In a single window of the Equus quagga isolate Etosha38 chromosome 7, UCLA_HA_Equagga_1.0, whole genome shotgun sequence genome:
- the TLCD3B gene encoding ceramide synthase: MLAPMVAGGVVFPGLFLLSKNTLQRLPQLRWEEADAVIVSARLVSSVQAVMASTAGYIVSTSCKHIIDDQHWLSSAYTQFAVPYFIYDIYAMFLCHWHKHQVKGHGDEAGAKAPGSTWAVARGYLHKEFLMVLHHAVMVLVCFPLSVVWRQGKGDFFLGCLLMAEVSTPFVCLGKILIQYKQQHTLLHKVNGALMLLSFLCCRVLLFPYLYWAYGRHAGLPLFAVPLAIPAHVNLGAALLLAPQLYWFFLICRGACRLFRPRGTPPPSPCQTKD; encoded by the exons atgctggccccaaTGGTGGCTGGGGGGGTGGTGTTCCCCGgactcttcctcctctccaagAACACACTCCAGCGGCTGCCCCAGCTGCGCTGGGAGGAGGCCGACGCGGTCATTGTCTCAGCCAG GCTAGTGTCCTCTGTCCAAGCCGTCATGGCCTCCACAGCTGGCTACATCGTCTCCACCTCCTGTAAGCACATCATTGATGACCA ACACTGGCTTTCCTCTGCTTACACGCAGTTTGCAGTGCCCTACTTCATCTATGACATCTACGCCATGTTCCTCTGTCACTGGCACAAGCACCAGGTCAAGGGGCACGGAGATGAAGCAGGGGCCAAAGCCCCGGGCAGCACCTGGGCTGTGGCACGCGGCTACCTGCACAAGGAGTTCCTCATGGTGCTCCACCATGCCGTCATGGTGCTCGTGTGCTTTCCGCTGTCGGTG gtGTGGCGTCAGGGCAAGGGAGATTTCTTTCTCGGCTGCTTGCTGATGGCAGAGGTCAGCACCCCCTTTGTCTGCCTTGGCAAAATCCTCATCCAG TACAAGCAGCAGCACACGCTGCTGCACAAGGTGAACGGCGCCCTGATGCTGCTCAGCTTCCTCTGCTGCCGGGTGCTGCTCTTCCCCTATCTGTACTGGGCCTATGGGCGGCACGCCGGCCTGCCCCTGTTCGCAGTGCCTCTCGCCATCCCGGCCCACGTCAACCTGGGCGCCGCGCTGCTGCTCGCCCCTCAGCTCTACTGGTTCTTCCTCATCTGCCGCGGGGCCTGCCGCCTCTTCCGGCCCCGGGGCACCCCGCCGCCCTCTCCTTGCCAGACCAAGGACTGA
- the DOC2A gene encoding double C2-like domain-containing protein alpha isoform X2 has protein sequence MRGRRGDRMTINIQEHMAINVCPGPIRPIRQISDYFPRRGPGPEGGGRGSGEAPAHLAPLALAPPAALLGATTPEDGAEVDSYDSDDTTALGTLEFDLLYDQASCTLHCSILRAKGLKPMDFNGLADPYVKLHLLPGACKANKLKTKTQRNTLNPVWNEDLTYSGITDDDITHKVLRISVCDEDKLSHNEFIGEIRVPLRRLKPSQKKHFNICLERQVPLASPSSMSAALRGISCYLRELEQAEQGPGLLEERGRILLSLSYSSQRQGLLVGIVRCAHLAAMDVNGYSDPYVKTYLRPDVDKKSKHKTCVKKKTLNPEFNEEFFYEMELSALATKTLEVTVWDYDIGKSNDFIGGVSLGPGTRGEAQKHWSECLQQPDTALERWHTLTSELPAAAGALPSACVRQ, from the exons ATGAGGGGCCGCAGGGGCGACCGTATGACCATCAACATCCAAGAGCACATGGCCATCAACGTGTGCCCTGGGCCCATCCGGCCCATCCGCCAGATCTCTGACTACTTCCCCCGCCGGGGACCAGGACCCGAAGGGGGTGGCAGGGGCTCCGGGGAGGCCCCTGCTCACCTGGcccccctggccctggccccccCTGCAGCCCTCCTTGGGGCCACCACGCCCGAGGATGGTGCTGAGGTGGACAGCTATGACTCGGATGATACCA ccGCCCTGGGCACGCTGGAGTTTGACCTTCTCTACGACCAGGCCTCCTGCACTCTGCACTGTAGTATCCTCAGGGCCAAG ggTCTTAAGCCCATGGATTTCAATGGCCTGGCCGACCCCTATGTCAAGCTGCATCTGCTGCCTGGAGCCTGCAAG GCCAATAAGCTAAAAACTAAGACTCAGAGGAACACGCTGAATCCTGTGTGGAACGAGGACCTGACGTACAGTGGAATCACAGATGATGACATCACTCACAAGGTGCTCAG GATCTCTGTCTGTGATGAAGACAAGCTGAGTCACAATGAGTTCATCGGGGAGATCCGTGTACCCCTCCGCCGCCTCAAGCCTTCACAGAAGAAGCATTTTAACATCTGCCTTGAGCGCCAGGTCCCG CTGGCTTCACCCTCTTCCATGTCGGCAGCGCTGAGGGGGATCTCCTGTTACCTGAGGGAG CTggagcaggcagagcaggggCCGGGGCTACTGGAAGAGCGCGGGCGCATCCTGCTGAGCCTCAGCTATAGCTCTCAGCGCCAGGGGTTGCTGGTAGGCATTGTGCGCTGTGCCCACCTGGCTGCCATGGATGTCAATGGCTACTCGGACCCCTATGTCAAGAC GTACCTGAGACCAGATGTGGATAAGAAATCCAAGCACAAAACATGTGTGAAGAAGAAGACTCTAAATCCGGAATTTAATGAG GAGTTTTTCTACGAGATGGAGCTCTCCGCTCTGGCTACCAAGACTCTGGAAGTCACAGTCTGGGACTATGACATTGGCAAATCCAACGACTTCATTG GTGGCGTGTCCCTGGGGCCAGGCACCCGGGGAGAGGCCCAGAAGCACTGGAGCGAATGTCTGCAGCAGCCGGATACAGCCCTGGAGCGCTGGCACACCTTAACCAGTGAGCTGCCCGCAGCGGCCGGGGCTCTGCCTTCAGCCTGTGTGAGACAGTAG
- the DOC2A gene encoding double C2-like domain-containing protein alpha isoform X1 has product MRGRRGDRMTINIQEHMAINVCPGPIRPIRQISDYFPRRGPGPEGGGRGSGEAPAHLAPLALAPPAALLGATTPEDGAEVDSYDSDDTTALGTLEFDLLYDQASCTLHCSILRAKGLKPMDFNGLADPYVKLHLLPGACKANKLKTKTQRNTLNPVWNEDLTYSGITDDDITHKVLRISVCDEDKLSHNEFIGEIRVPLRRLKPSQKKHFNICLERQVPLASPSSMSAALRGISCYLRELEQAEQGPGLLEERGRILLSLSYSSQRQGLLVGIVRCAHLAAMDVNGYSDPYVKTYLRPDVDKKSKHKTCVKKKTLNPEFNEEFFYEMELSALATKTLEVTVWDYDIGKSNDFIGEGGAQLGGADGGQTGSEMGSDFACPYLLPRWRVPGARHPGRGPEALERMSAAAGYSPGALAHLNQ; this is encoded by the exons ATGAGGGGCCGCAGGGGCGACCGTATGACCATCAACATCCAAGAGCACATGGCCATCAACGTGTGCCCTGGGCCCATCCGGCCCATCCGCCAGATCTCTGACTACTTCCCCCGCCGGGGACCAGGACCCGAAGGGGGTGGCAGGGGCTCCGGGGAGGCCCCTGCTCACCTGGcccccctggccctggccccccCTGCAGCCCTCCTTGGGGCCACCACGCCCGAGGATGGTGCTGAGGTGGACAGCTATGACTCGGATGATACCA ccGCCCTGGGCACGCTGGAGTTTGACCTTCTCTACGACCAGGCCTCCTGCACTCTGCACTGTAGTATCCTCAGGGCCAAG ggTCTTAAGCCCATGGATTTCAATGGCCTGGCCGACCCCTATGTCAAGCTGCATCTGCTGCCTGGAGCCTGCAAG GCCAATAAGCTAAAAACTAAGACTCAGAGGAACACGCTGAATCCTGTGTGGAACGAGGACCTGACGTACAGTGGAATCACAGATGATGACATCACTCACAAGGTGCTCAG GATCTCTGTCTGTGATGAAGACAAGCTGAGTCACAATGAGTTCATCGGGGAGATCCGTGTACCCCTCCGCCGCCTCAAGCCTTCACAGAAGAAGCATTTTAACATCTGCCTTGAGCGCCAGGTCCCG CTGGCTTCACCCTCTTCCATGTCGGCAGCGCTGAGGGGGATCTCCTGTTACCTGAGGGAG CTggagcaggcagagcaggggCCGGGGCTACTGGAAGAGCGCGGGCGCATCCTGCTGAGCCTCAGCTATAGCTCTCAGCGCCAGGGGTTGCTGGTAGGCATTGTGCGCTGTGCCCACCTGGCTGCCATGGATGTCAATGGCTACTCGGACCCCTATGTCAAGAC GTACCTGAGACCAGATGTGGATAAGAAATCCAAGCACAAAACATGTGTGAAGAAGAAGACTCTAAATCCGGAATTTAATGAG GAGTTTTTCTACGAGATGGAGCTCTCCGCTCTGGCTACCAAGACTCTGGAAGTCACAGTCTGGGACTATGACATTGGCAAATCCAACGACTTCATTGGTGAGGGAGGAGCCCAGTTGGGTGGGGCTGATGGAGGGCAGACTGGCAGTGAGATGGGCTCTGACTTTGCCTGCCCCTACCTACTCCCCAGGTGGCGTGTCCCTGGGGCCAGGCACCCGGGGAGAGGCCCAGAAGCACTGGAGCGAATGTCTGCAGCAGCCGGATACAGCCCTGGAGCGCTGGCACACCTTAACCAGTGA